The following proteins are encoded in a genomic region of Colius striatus isolate bColStr4 unplaced genomic scaffold, bColStr4.1.hap1 scaffold_44, whole genome shotgun sequence:
- the LOC133629426 gene encoding Ig heavy chain Mem5-like, whose product MAAGPGPWLLGLGLALGPAGVWAQLRLLEAGGGQRAPGDSVLLSCRGHGPDFGTSTVRWYRQAPGGSLEWVSLIHFDSSLIRYGAAVDGRATVSRDNSRSEASLSLRALSPGDSARYFCAVPTHSWDKLVFGSGTTFTVEPGNISHSDPQVIVMRSKNLEEDGNTRKAACLARKFYTKNILLEVSSTEVRYEQSTPLLTSEGLYDALKVVNVTKGTEVSCTARYDGRDITANETLPEKEAEGSVGEAEGSVGEKVCNSTDTSAQDAEGEKSNTLAVAVLGLRVLLAKSLAFSTLMSIKLFVF is encoded by the exons atggcggccgggccggggccgtggctgctgggcttgggcttggccttggggccggcag gcgtgtgggcgcagctgaggctgctggaggccGGCGGAGGGCAGCGAGCGCCCGGGGACTCCGTGCTCCTCTCCTGCCGCGGACACGGCCCCGACTTCGGGACGAGCACAGTGAGGTGGTACCGTCAGGCACCCGGCGGCAGCCTGGAGTGGGTGTCCCTCATCCACTTTGATTCATCGCTGATTCGATACGGAGCAGCAGTGGATGGCCGAGCCACTGTGTCCCGGGACAACTCCCGCTCGGAGGCATCTCTGTCTCTCCGTGCCCTGAGCCCAGGGGACTCTGCCCGATACTTCTGTGCTGTTCCCACCCACAGC TGGG ATAAGCTCGTCTTTGGCAGCGGGACGACTTTCACAGTGGAGCCAG GCAATATAAGCCACTCTGACCCTCAAGTCATTGTGATGAGGTCAAAGAACCTGGAAGAAGATGGCAacaccaggaaagcagcttgtTTGGCAAGGAAGTTCTACACAAAGAACATCCTCTTGGAGGTGTCCTCCACTGAAGTCAGATATGAGCAAAGTACACCCCTGCTGACATCAGAAGGGTTGTACGATGCTCTCAAGGTGGTCAACGTGACCAAAGGCACAGAGGTGTCCTGCACAGCCAGATACGATGGCAGAGATATTACAGCCAATGAAACATTGCCAg aaaaggaggctgaaggatCAGTGGGAGAGGCTGAAGGATCAGTGGGAGAGAAGGtctgcaacagcacagacacctCTGCACAAG ATGCTGAAGGGGAGAAATCAAACAcgctggctgtggctgtgctgggcttgAGAGTCCTGCTGGCAAAAAGTCTTGCCTTCAGTACCCTGATGAGCATcaagctgtttgttttctga